One genomic region from Gemmobacter aquarius encodes:
- a CDS encoding sarcosine oxidase subunit delta, with product MRLTCPLCGPRDRREFTYYGSEDYLNRPAEGAQPEAWNDYLHLRDNPAGITKDLWYHDMGCSSWLLVTRNTVTHEINDVQAVAAAATGGAAT from the coding sequence ATGCGCCTGACCTGCCCCCTTTGCGGCCCGCGCGACCGGCGCGAGTTCACTTACTACGGCTCGGAAGACTACCTGAACCGCCCCGCCGAGGGTGCGCAGCCCGAGGCGTGGAACGATTATCTGCACCTGCGCGACAACCCCGCAGGCATCACGAAAGACCTTTGGTATCACGATATGGGCTGTTCCAGCTGGCTGCTCGTCACCCGCAACACGGTGACGCACGAGATCAACGATGTGCAGGCCGTTGCCGCCGCCGCGACCGGGGGGGCCGCGACATGA